One Glycine max cultivar Williams 82 chromosome 6, Glycine_max_v4.0, whole genome shotgun sequence DNA segment encodes these proteins:
- the LOC100803139 gene encoding ATP-dependent 6-phosphofructokinase 6 — protein sequence MASNDSDSQMKIVHGDAGYILEDVPHFADYIPNLPTYPNPLRSNPAYSVVKQYFVHMDDTVPQKVVVHKDSPRGVHFRRAGPRQKVYFKSDEVHACIVTCGGLCPGLNTVIREIVCGLSYMYGVNKVLGIDGGYRGFYSKNTITLTPKVVNDIHKRGGTILGTSRGGHDTGKIVDSIQDRGINQVYIIGGDGTQRGATVIYEEVRRRGLKVAIAGIPKTIDNDIPVIDKSFGFDTAVEEAQRAINAAHVEAESIENGIGVVKLMGRYSGFIAMYATLASRDVDCCLIPESPFYLEGKGGLFEFIEKRLKENGHMVIVIAEGAGQDLLTESMQAMDQKDASGNKLLQDVGLWISHKIKDHFARKDKMPINLKYIDPTYMIRAIPSNASDNVYCTLLAQSAVHGAMAGYTGFTVGLVNGRQTYIPFIRINERQNKVVITDRMWARLLSSTNQPSFLSPKDLEEAKKAESPTQLLEENNCNDVGDAEKEQPPKDEQESGNHTDNGIKTQN from the exons ATGGCGTCCAACGATTCCGATTCGCAGATGAAGATCGTACATGGCGATGCTGGTTACATACTTGAAGACGTTCCTCACTTCGCCGACTATATTCCAAATCTTCCt acaTATCCGAATCCGCTTCGATCCAATCCTGCTTACTCGGTTGTTAA GCAGTATTTCGTGCACATGGACGACACTGTTCCTCAGAAG GTTGTTGTTCACAAGGATAGTCCAAGAGGTGTACATTTTCGACGTGCAGGGCCTCGGCAAAAG GTATACTTTAAATCGGATGAAGTGCATGCATGCATTGTCACGTGTGGTGGACTCTGCCCTGGCCTCAACACTGTCATAAGGGAAATTGTCTGTGGTCTTTCCTACATGTATGGTGTTAACAAAGTCCTTGGCATAGAT GGTGGTTATAGAGGCTTTTATTCCAAAAACACCATTACTTTAACACCTAAGGTGGTCAATGATATCCATAAGCGTGGGGGTACGATTCTTGGGACATCACGAGGGGGGCATGATACTGGCAAGATAGTTGACAGCATCCAGGATCGAGGAATTAATCAG GTTTATATTATTGGAGGAGATGGAACACAGAGAGGAGCGACTGTGATTTACGAG GAAGTTAGACGGCGGGGTCTGAAAGTAGCAATTGCTGGAATTCCTAAAACCATAGACAATGACATCCCG gtTATTGACAAATCTTTTGGTTTTGATACTGCGGTTGAGGAGGCTCAACGTGCCATTAATGCAGCTCATGTTGAAGCTGAAAGTATTGAGAATGGCATTGGTGTTGTAAAGCTAATGGGACGTTACAGTG GTTTTATTGCAATGTATGCCACTCTTGCTAGCAGAGATGTGGACTGTTGCTTGATTCCAGAGTCACCCTTCTACCTTGAAGGAAAGGGTGGACTTTTTGAATTTATTGAGAAAAGGCTGAAAGAAAATGGACATATGGTCATAGTCATAGCCGAGGGAGCAGGACAAGATCTTCTTACAGAAAGCATGCAAGCCATGGATCAGAAGGATGCTTCTGGAAACAAATTACTTCAAGATGTTGGTTTATGGATATCTCACAAGATTAAG GATCACTTTGCAAGGAAGGATAAAATGCCCATCAATCTTAAATATATAG ATCCAACTTACATGATTCGGGCAATTCCAAGCAATGCATCAGACAATGTCTACTGTACACTTCTTGCTCAGAGTGCAGTCCATGGTGCAATGGCAGGGTATACTGGATTTACAGTTGGACTGGTCAATGGCAGACAGACTTATATTCCATTCATT AGAATCAATGAGAGGCAGAACAAGGTTGTGATTACTGACAGAATGTGGGCAAGACTCCTTTCTTCAACCAACCAGCCTAGCTTTTTGAGCCCTAAAGATTTAGAAGAAGCCAAGAAAGCAGAATCTCCGACACAATTGTTGGAAGAGAACAATTGCAATGATGTTGGTGATGCCGAGAAAGAACAACCTCCCAAAGATGAACAAGAATCAGGAAACCACACAGACAATGGTATCAAGACACAAAATTAG
- the LOC100803678 gene encoding Serine/threonine-protein kinase Aurora-1-like gives MAIATETQPQPQQHKDSSEVSGSAAEQRRWTLNDFDIGKPLGRGKFGHVYLAREKTSNHIVALKVLFKSQLQQSQVVHQLRREVEIQSHLRHPHILRLYGYFYDQKRVYLILEYAPKGELYKELQKCKYFSERRAATYVASLARALIYCHGKHVIHRDIKPENLLIGAQGELKIADFGWSVHTFNRRRTMCGTLDYLPPEMVESVEHDASVDIWSLGVLCYEFLYGVPPFEAKEHSDTYRRIIQVDLKFPPKPIVSSAAKDLISQMLVKDSSQRLPLHKLLEHPWIVQNAEPSGVYRS, from the exons ATGGCCATCGCAACAGAGACTCAACCTCAACCTCAGCAACACAAG GATTCTTCGGAGGTTTCGGGTTCAGCTGCGGAGCAACGAAGGTGGACGCTAAACGATTTCGATATCGGAAAGCCTCTCGGAAGGGGAAAATTCGGTCACGTTTATTTGGCCAGGGAGAAGACT AGTAATCATATTGTTGCTTTGAAAGTACTCTTCAAGAGCCAATTGCAACAATCCCAAGTTGTGCATCAACTTCGACGTGAAGTTGAAATACAAAGTCATCTCCGACATCCCCACATCTTGCGCCTCTATGGATACTTTTATGACCAG AAAcgagtttatttgattttagagTATGCACCCAAAGGTGAACTTTACAAGGAATTGCAAAAATGCAAATATTTCAGTGAAAGGCGTGCAGCTACT TATGTTGCATCATTGGCCCGAGCCCTTATATATTGCCATGGAAAGCATGTAATACATAGGGACATTAAACCAGAGAACCTGCTTATTGGTGCACAG GGTGAGTTGAAAATAGCAGACTTTGGGTGGTCAGTGCACACATTCAATCGCAGGCGGACCATGTGTGGCACACTGGATTACCTTCCTCCTGAGATGG TGGAGAGTGTGGAACATGATGCGAGTGTGGATATATGGAGCCTTGGTGTCTTGTGCTATGAGTTTCTTTACGGAGTCCCTCCTTTTGAGGCTAAAGAACATTCTGATACTTACAGGAG GATAATACAAGTGGATCTGAAGTTCCCTCCTAAACCAATCGTGTCCTCAGCTGCAAAGGATCTCATTAGTCAG aTGCTGGTCAAGGATTCCTCTCAGCGTCTACCATTGCACAAACTCCTTGAACACCCTTGGATTGTTCAGAATGCCGAGCCCTCCGGTGTATATAGGAGCTAG